One genomic window of Quercus lobata isolate SW786 chromosome 9, ValleyOak3.0 Primary Assembly, whole genome shotgun sequence includes the following:
- the LOC115961517 gene encoding zinc finger CCCH domain-containing protein 54 produces the protein MTLQLLLCNQKHLSLGIKLTIIRGINPSIYGFSEHQFPNLVPPEYYNNTINNDHIDEAIFGSDEFRMYGYKIKRCPRLRSHDWTECPYAHRGEKAQRRDPRKFSYSAVACSAFRTGKCLKGDTCEFAHGVFEYWLHPARYRTRACNAGRYCQRKVCFFAHTPEQLRSETKYKCHYTYRPRMIVGGDGVRDGSNGQEDATPPPLPLPLPVPVQLEKKHVVESCCDGVSEVLKSLRGLKIRDVEDNWESSESDLPQIDWISELVQ, from the exons CTTTGCAATCAGAAACATTTATCTCTAGGCATCAAATTGACAATAATCAGAG GCATAAATCCCAGCATCTACGGATTCTCCGAACACCAATTTCCCAACCTCGTACCTCCGGAATACTACAACAACACCATCAACAACGATCACATCGACGAAGCTATCTTTGGCTCCGATGAGTTCCGAATGTACGGCTATAAGATAAAACGGTGTCCGAGACTGCGAAGCCACGACTGGACCGAGTGCCCCTATGCTCACCGCGGCGAAAAGGCTCAGCGCCGCGATCCACGTAAGTTTAGCTACTCCGCCGTTGCATGCTCGGCCTTTCGAACCGGCAAGTGCCTCAAGGGTGACACCTGTGAGTTCGCGCATGGAGTCTTCGAGTATTGGCTTCACCCAGCTAGGTATCGCACGCGTGCATGCAATGCTGGGCGTTATTGCCAACGTAAGGTATGTTTTTTTGCGCACACGCCTGAGCAGTTACGGTCTGAGACTAAATACAAGTGCCACTACACGTACCGACCAAGAATGATCGTCGGCGGAGATGGGGTTCGCGATGGATCAAACGGTCAGGAGGATGCCACACCGCCGCCTTTGCCTTTGCCTTTGCCGGTGCCGGTTCAGTTGGAGAAGAAACATGTTGTTGAGAGTTGTTGTGATGGGGTTTCGGAGGTTTTGAAGAGTTTGAGGGGTTTGAAGATAAGGGATGTTGAGGATAATTGGGAATCATCAGAGTCAGATTTGCCTCAGATCGATTGGATTTCAGAGTTGGTgcagtaa
- the LOC115959461 gene encoding cyclic nucleotide-gated ion channel 2-like isoform X2: MSSSSRWVELSSRNSHKNNNINATNNNNRSSISDEDNPIVNFKECHICNQVGVPVFHSIRCDPTNKPHWESSAGSSLISLKNSRSYSDSPCFSSDSIARTCWWGPILCRVLDPRSKNIRRWNRGVLLARGLALAVDPLFFNVMYMSTVENGPPCFYMHVALAIVLTVVRTCVDLVHLCHVWLQFRLAYVSSDSMVVGCGKLVWDARAIASHNLRSFKGIWLDAFVILPIPQVVIWLVVPKLLKENRINLIMTILLVTYFVQFFANLYHSIYLLKKLQKVTGYIFGSVWWRFNLNLLAYLIAAHVVGGCWFALSTKRLVSCLHQQCDMSTKCNLSLVCSEARCNNQHIQLASGKNLMGNQCGANITAIRSFCLDEDGPYNYGIYLQALPVLSSNSLAVKILYPVFWGLLCLSSFGNVLAPTSNVLEVIFSICITLGGLALFTTLVANIQVFLHTLMATKKNVLLKHRDMVWWMKRRQLPLHLRRRVHRFECQRWAAMEGQDEMQLIKDLPDGLRRDIKRYLCIDLVKKVPLFQILDDLILDNICDLVTPYIYGKGEKIIREGDPVQRMVFVVHGRVRRSQALNRGFIGTSMLQPGSFFGDELLSWCLRRPFIDRLPSSSATFVCAESIEAYCLDADQLRYITDHFRYQFASDRLMRTMRYYSSNWRTRAAVTIQIAWRCNKTRTKGTVSLLMHNRGTDSLLRHYAVYFMSLKPQDHLE, translated from the exons ATGTCCTCCTCCTCAAG GTGGGTAGAGCTATCATCAAGAAATtcacacaaaaacaataacatTAACGCCACCAACAACAATAATAGAAGTAGTATTAGCGATGAAGACAACCCTATTGTCAACTTCAAAGAATGCCATATCTGCAACCAAGTTGGGGTCCCAGTTTTTCACTCCATTCGCTGTGACCCAACAAACAAACCTCACTGGGAATCCTCAGCTGGTTCTTCCTTAATCTCTCTCAAAAACAGCCGATCCTACAGCGACTCACCATGTTTCAGCTCCGATTCAATCGCTCGGACCTGTTGGTGGGGTCCAATCTTGTGTCGTGTCCTGGACCCACGTAGCAAGAACATCAGGAGGTGGAACCGTGGGGTCTTGCTGGCACGTGGCTTGGCCTTGGCCGTTGATCCTCTCTTCTTCAACGTGATGTACATGAGTACTGTAGAGAATGGGCCCCCTTGTTTCTACATGCATGTTGCGTTGGCTATCGTACTCACTGTGGTTCGCACTTGTGTGGACCTGGTTCATCTCTGCCACGTGTGGCTTCAGTTCAGGTTGGCGTACGTGTCTAGCGATTCCATGGTGGTTGGGTGTGGGAAACTCGTGTGGGACGCACGTGCGATTGCCTCTCACAACCTGCGATCTTTTAAAGGCATCTGGTTGGATGCTTTTGTTATTCTCCCGATTCCCCag GTGGTAATATGGTTGGTTGTACCAAAATTGCTCAAAGAAAATCGGATTAATCTGATAATGACCATACTTCTAGTAACCTACTTTGTTCAATTCTTCGCCAACCTCTACCATAGCATTTACTTGTTGAAAAAATTGCAAAAGGTCACTGGTTATATCTTTGGCAGTGTTTGGTGGCGTTTCAACCTTAATCTCCTTGCATACTTGATTGCTGCTCAT GTAGTCGGTGGATGCTGGTTTGCCCTTTCTACAAAACGTTTAGTGTCATGCCTCCATCAACAGTGTGACATGAGTACCAAGTGTAATCTGTCTTTAGTTTGCTCAGAGGCAAGATGTAATAACCAGCATATTCAGTTAGCATCTGGAAAAAACTTAATGGGAAATCAATGTGGTGCTAACATAACAGCAATAAGGTCATTTTGCTTGGATGAAGACGGGCCATATAATTATGGTATCTATTTGCAGGCACTTCCAGTCTTATCGAGCAATTCCCTGGCTGTTAAGATCCTTTATCCTGTATTCTGGGGCCTTTTGTGCCTTAG CTCTTTTGGTAATGTACTCGCGCCTACAAGCAATGtgttggaagtgatttttagcATATGCATCACACTTGGGGGATTGGCGCTCTTCACTACCTTAGTTGCCAATATCCAG GTATTTTTGCACACGCTCATGGCAACTAAGAAAAATGTGCTACTCAAACATCGAGACATGGTGTGGTGGATGAAACGAAGACAGCTGCCGCTTCATTTGAGACGGAGAGTTCACCGATTTGAATGTCAAAGATGGGCAGCCATGGAAGGGCAGGATGAGATGCAGTTGATCAAAGATTTGCCTGATGGCCTCCGTAGGGACATTAAACGTTATCTTTGCATAGATCTTGTCAAGAAG gTTCCTCTATTCCAAATTTTAGATGATCTTATTCTTGACAACATTTGTGATCTAGTCACGCCTTATATCTACGGCAAGGGTGAAAAG ATTATCAGAGAAGGAGACCCTGTGCAAAGGATGGTGTTTGTTGTTCATGGTCGTGTAAGACGTAGTCAAGCCCTTAACAGAGGATTCATTGGCACTAGTATGCTTCAACCTGGTAGCTTTTTCGGTGATGAGCTCCTATCATGGTGCCTCCGCCGCCCATTTATAGATCGCCTTCCATCCTCATCCGCAACATTTGTTTGTGCAGAATCCATAGAAGCATATTGTCTTGATGCAGACCAACTCCGGTATATTACTGATCATTTTCGATACCAATTTGCCAGTGATAGACTTATGCGGACAATGAGATATTACTCATCCAATTGGCGAACAAGGGCAGCAGTGACTATACAAATTGCTTGGCGTTGCAACAAGACGAGAACCAAGGGTACTGTGAGTCTTCTGATGCACAATAGAGGTACTGATAGCCTGCTCAGACATTATGCTGTATACTTCATGTCACTCAAGCCTCAAGATCACCTTGAATAA
- the LOC115959461 gene encoding cyclic nucleotide-gated ion channel 2-like isoform X3, translating into MFIRCRLMRFLNFPHSFSLFFCINRWVELSSRNSHKNNNINATNNNNRSSISDEDNPIVNFKECHICNQVGVPVFHSIRCDPTNKPHWESSAGSSLISLKNSRSYSDSPCFSSDSIARTCWWGPILCRVLDPRSKNIRRWNRGVLLARGLALAVDPLFFNVMYMSTVENGPPCFYMHVALAIVLTVVRTCVDLVHLCHVWLQFRLAYVSSDSMVVGCGKLVWDARAIASHNLRSFKGIWLDAFVILPIPQVVIWLVVPKLLKENRINLIMTILLVTYFVQFFANLYHSIYLLKKLQKVTGYIFGSVWWRFNLNLLAYLIAAHVVGGCWFALSTKRLVSCLHQQCDMSTKCNLSLVCSEARCNNQHIQLASGKNLMGNQCGANITAIRSFCLDEDGPYNYGIYLQALPVLSSNSLAVKILYPVFWGLLCLSSFGNVLAPTSNVLEVIFSICITLGGLALFTTLVANIQVFLHTLMATKKNVLLKHRDMVWWMKRRQLPLHLRRRVHRFECQRWAAMEGQDEMQLIKDLPDGLRRDIKRYLCIDLVKKVPLFQILDDLILDNICDLVTPYIYGKGEKIIREGDPVQRMVFVVHGRVRRSQALNRGFIGTKSIEAYCLDADQLRYITDHFRYQFASDRLMRTMRYYSSNWRTRAAVTIQIAWRCNKTRTKGTVSLLMHNRGTDSLLRHYAVYFMSLKPQDHLE; encoded by the exons ATGTTTATAAGATGTAGACTaatgaggtttttgaatttcccacattctttttctttgtttttttgcatAAACAGGTGGGTAGAGCTATCATCAAGAAATtcacacaaaaacaataacatTAACGCCACCAACAACAATAATAGAAGTAGTATTAGCGATGAAGACAACCCTATTGTCAACTTCAAAGAATGCCATATCTGCAACCAAGTTGGGGTCCCAGTTTTTCACTCCATTCGCTGTGACCCAACAAACAAACCTCACTGGGAATCCTCAGCTGGTTCTTCCTTAATCTCTCTCAAAAACAGCCGATCCTACAGCGACTCACCATGTTTCAGCTCCGATTCAATCGCTCGGACCTGTTGGTGGGGTCCAATCTTGTGTCGTGTCCTGGACCCACGTAGCAAGAACATCAGGAGGTGGAACCGTGGGGTCTTGCTGGCACGTGGCTTGGCCTTGGCCGTTGATCCTCTCTTCTTCAACGTGATGTACATGAGTACTGTAGAGAATGGGCCCCCTTGTTTCTACATGCATGTTGCGTTGGCTATCGTACTCACTGTGGTTCGCACTTGTGTGGACCTGGTTCATCTCTGCCACGTGTGGCTTCAGTTCAGGTTGGCGTACGTGTCTAGCGATTCCATGGTGGTTGGGTGTGGGAAACTCGTGTGGGACGCACGTGCGATTGCCTCTCACAACCTGCGATCTTTTAAAGGCATCTGGTTGGATGCTTTTGTTATTCTCCCGATTCCCCag GTGGTAATATGGTTGGTTGTACCAAAATTGCTCAAAGAAAATCGGATTAATCTGATAATGACCATACTTCTAGTAACCTACTTTGTTCAATTCTTCGCCAACCTCTACCATAGCATTTACTTGTTGAAAAAATTGCAAAAGGTCACTGGTTATATCTTTGGCAGTGTTTGGTGGCGTTTCAACCTTAATCTCCTTGCATACTTGATTGCTGCTCAT GTAGTCGGTGGATGCTGGTTTGCCCTTTCTACAAAACGTTTAGTGTCATGCCTCCATCAACAGTGTGACATGAGTACCAAGTGTAATCTGTCTTTAGTTTGCTCAGAGGCAAGATGTAATAACCAGCATATTCAGTTAGCATCTGGAAAAAACTTAATGGGAAATCAATGTGGTGCTAACATAACAGCAATAAGGTCATTTTGCTTGGATGAAGACGGGCCATATAATTATGGTATCTATTTGCAGGCACTTCCAGTCTTATCGAGCAATTCCCTGGCTGTTAAGATCCTTTATCCTGTATTCTGGGGCCTTTTGTGCCTTAG CTCTTTTGGTAATGTACTCGCGCCTACAAGCAATGtgttggaagtgatttttagcATATGCATCACACTTGGGGGATTGGCGCTCTTCACTACCTTAGTTGCCAATATCCAG GTATTTTTGCACACGCTCATGGCAACTAAGAAAAATGTGCTACTCAAACATCGAGACATGGTGTGGTGGATGAAACGAAGACAGCTGCCGCTTCATTTGAGACGGAGAGTTCACCGATTTGAATGTCAAAGATGGGCAGCCATGGAAGGGCAGGATGAGATGCAGTTGATCAAAGATTTGCCTGATGGCCTCCGTAGGGACATTAAACGTTATCTTTGCATAGATCTTGTCAAGAAG gTTCCTCTATTCCAAATTTTAGATGATCTTATTCTTGACAACATTTGTGATCTAGTCACGCCTTATATCTACGGCAAGGGTGAAAAG ATTATCAGAGAAGGAGACCCTGTGCAAAGGATGGTGTTTGTTGTTCATGGTCGTGTAAGACGTAGTCAAGCCCTTAACAGAGGATTCATTGGCACTA AATCCATAGAAGCATATTGTCTTGATGCAGACCAACTCCGGTATATTACTGATCATTTTCGATACCAATTTGCCAGTGATAGACTTATGCGGACAATGAGATATTACTCATCCAATTGGCGAACAAGGGCAGCAGTGACTATACAAATTGCTTGGCGTTGCAACAAGACGAGAACCAAGGGTACTGTGAGTCTTCTGATGCACAATAGAGGTACTGATAGCCTGCTCAGACATTATGCTGTATACTTCATGTCACTCAAGCCTCAAGATCACCTTGAATAA
- the LOC115959461 gene encoding cyclic nucleotide-gated ion channel 2-like isoform X4, whose translation MFIRCRLMRFLNFPHSFSLFFCINRWVELSSRNSHKNNNINATNNNNRSSISDEDNPIVNFKECHICNQVGVPVFHSIRCDPTNKPHWESSAGSSLISLKNSRSYSDSPCFSSDSIARTCWWGPILCRVLDPRSKNIRRWNRGVLLARGLALAVDPLFFNVMYMSTVENGPPCFYMHVALAIVLTVVRTCVDLVHLCHVWLQFRLAYVSSDSMVVGCGKLVWDARAIASHNLRSFKGIWLDAFVILPIPQVVIWLVVPKLLKENRINLIMTILLVTYFVQFFANLYHSIYLLKKLQKVTGYIFGSVWWRFNLNLLAYLIAAHVVGGCWFALSTKRLVSCLHQQCDMSTKCNLSLVCSEARCNNQHIHSFGNVLAPTSNVLEVIFSICITLGGLALFTTLVANIQVFLHTLMATKKNVLLKHRDMVWWMKRRQLPLHLRRRVHRFECQRWAAMEGQDEMQLIKDLPDGLRRDIKRYLCIDLVKKVPLFQILDDLILDNICDLVTPYIYGKGEKIIREGDPVQRMVFVVHGRVRRSQALNRGFIGTSMLQPGSFFGDELLSWCLRRPFIDRLPSSSATFVCAESIEAYCLDADQLRYITDHFRYQFASDRLMRTMRYYSSNWRTRAAVTIQIAWRCNKTRTKGTVSLLMHNRGTDSLLRHYAVYFMSLKPQDHLE comes from the exons ATGTTTATAAGATGTAGACTaatgaggtttttgaatttcccacattctttttctttgtttttttgcatAAACAGGTGGGTAGAGCTATCATCAAGAAATtcacacaaaaacaataacatTAACGCCACCAACAACAATAATAGAAGTAGTATTAGCGATGAAGACAACCCTATTGTCAACTTCAAAGAATGCCATATCTGCAACCAAGTTGGGGTCCCAGTTTTTCACTCCATTCGCTGTGACCCAACAAACAAACCTCACTGGGAATCCTCAGCTGGTTCTTCCTTAATCTCTCTCAAAAACAGCCGATCCTACAGCGACTCACCATGTTTCAGCTCCGATTCAATCGCTCGGACCTGTTGGTGGGGTCCAATCTTGTGTCGTGTCCTGGACCCACGTAGCAAGAACATCAGGAGGTGGAACCGTGGGGTCTTGCTGGCACGTGGCTTGGCCTTGGCCGTTGATCCTCTCTTCTTCAACGTGATGTACATGAGTACTGTAGAGAATGGGCCCCCTTGTTTCTACATGCATGTTGCGTTGGCTATCGTACTCACTGTGGTTCGCACTTGTGTGGACCTGGTTCATCTCTGCCACGTGTGGCTTCAGTTCAGGTTGGCGTACGTGTCTAGCGATTCCATGGTGGTTGGGTGTGGGAAACTCGTGTGGGACGCACGTGCGATTGCCTCTCACAACCTGCGATCTTTTAAAGGCATCTGGTTGGATGCTTTTGTTATTCTCCCGATTCCCCag GTGGTAATATGGTTGGTTGTACCAAAATTGCTCAAAGAAAATCGGATTAATCTGATAATGACCATACTTCTAGTAACCTACTTTGTTCAATTCTTCGCCAACCTCTACCATAGCATTTACTTGTTGAAAAAATTGCAAAAGGTCACTGGTTATATCTTTGGCAGTGTTTGGTGGCGTTTCAACCTTAATCTCCTTGCATACTTGATTGCTGCTCAT GTAGTCGGTGGATGCTGGTTTGCCCTTTCTACAAAACGTTTAGTGTCATGCCTCCATCAACAGTGTGACATGAGTACCAAGTGTAATCTGTCTTTAGTTTGCTCAGAGGCAAGATGTAATAACCAGCATATTCA CTCTTTTGGTAATGTACTCGCGCCTACAAGCAATGtgttggaagtgatttttagcATATGCATCACACTTGGGGGATTGGCGCTCTTCACTACCTTAGTTGCCAATATCCAG GTATTTTTGCACACGCTCATGGCAACTAAGAAAAATGTGCTACTCAAACATCGAGACATGGTGTGGTGGATGAAACGAAGACAGCTGCCGCTTCATTTGAGACGGAGAGTTCACCGATTTGAATGTCAAAGATGGGCAGCCATGGAAGGGCAGGATGAGATGCAGTTGATCAAAGATTTGCCTGATGGCCTCCGTAGGGACATTAAACGTTATCTTTGCATAGATCTTGTCAAGAAG gTTCCTCTATTCCAAATTTTAGATGATCTTATTCTTGACAACATTTGTGATCTAGTCACGCCTTATATCTACGGCAAGGGTGAAAAG ATTATCAGAGAAGGAGACCCTGTGCAAAGGATGGTGTTTGTTGTTCATGGTCGTGTAAGACGTAGTCAAGCCCTTAACAGAGGATTCATTGGCACTAGTATGCTTCAACCTGGTAGCTTTTTCGGTGATGAGCTCCTATCATGGTGCCTCCGCCGCCCATTTATAGATCGCCTTCCATCCTCATCCGCAACATTTGTTTGTGCAGAATCCATAGAAGCATATTGTCTTGATGCAGACCAACTCCGGTATATTACTGATCATTTTCGATACCAATTTGCCAGTGATAGACTTATGCGGACAATGAGATATTACTCATCCAATTGGCGAACAAGGGCAGCAGTGACTATACAAATTGCTTGGCGTTGCAACAAGACGAGAACCAAGGGTACTGTGAGTCTTCTGATGCACAATAGAGGTACTGATAGCCTGCTCAGACATTATGCTGTATACTTCATGTCACTCAAGCCTCAAGATCACCTTGAATAA
- the LOC115959461 gene encoding cyclic nucleotide-gated ion channel 2-like isoform X1, translated as MFIRCRLMRFLNFPHSFSLFFCINRWVELSSRNSHKNNNINATNNNNRSSISDEDNPIVNFKECHICNQVGVPVFHSIRCDPTNKPHWESSAGSSLISLKNSRSYSDSPCFSSDSIARTCWWGPILCRVLDPRSKNIRRWNRGVLLARGLALAVDPLFFNVMYMSTVENGPPCFYMHVALAIVLTVVRTCVDLVHLCHVWLQFRLAYVSSDSMVVGCGKLVWDARAIASHNLRSFKGIWLDAFVILPIPQVVIWLVVPKLLKENRINLIMTILLVTYFVQFFANLYHSIYLLKKLQKVTGYIFGSVWWRFNLNLLAYLIAAHVVGGCWFALSTKRLVSCLHQQCDMSTKCNLSLVCSEARCNNQHIQLASGKNLMGNQCGANITAIRSFCLDEDGPYNYGIYLQALPVLSSNSLAVKILYPVFWGLLCLSSFGNVLAPTSNVLEVIFSICITLGGLALFTTLVANIQVFLHTLMATKKNVLLKHRDMVWWMKRRQLPLHLRRRVHRFECQRWAAMEGQDEMQLIKDLPDGLRRDIKRYLCIDLVKKVPLFQILDDLILDNICDLVTPYIYGKGEKIIREGDPVQRMVFVVHGRVRRSQALNRGFIGTSMLQPGSFFGDELLSWCLRRPFIDRLPSSSATFVCAESIEAYCLDADQLRYITDHFRYQFASDRLMRTMRYYSSNWRTRAAVTIQIAWRCNKTRTKGTVSLLMHNRGTDSLLRHYAVYFMSLKPQDHLE; from the exons ATGTTTATAAGATGTAGACTaatgaggtttttgaatttcccacattctttttctttgtttttttgcatAAACAGGTGGGTAGAGCTATCATCAAGAAATtcacacaaaaacaataacatTAACGCCACCAACAACAATAATAGAAGTAGTATTAGCGATGAAGACAACCCTATTGTCAACTTCAAAGAATGCCATATCTGCAACCAAGTTGGGGTCCCAGTTTTTCACTCCATTCGCTGTGACCCAACAAACAAACCTCACTGGGAATCCTCAGCTGGTTCTTCCTTAATCTCTCTCAAAAACAGCCGATCCTACAGCGACTCACCATGTTTCAGCTCCGATTCAATCGCTCGGACCTGTTGGTGGGGTCCAATCTTGTGTCGTGTCCTGGACCCACGTAGCAAGAACATCAGGAGGTGGAACCGTGGGGTCTTGCTGGCACGTGGCTTGGCCTTGGCCGTTGATCCTCTCTTCTTCAACGTGATGTACATGAGTACTGTAGAGAATGGGCCCCCTTGTTTCTACATGCATGTTGCGTTGGCTATCGTACTCACTGTGGTTCGCACTTGTGTGGACCTGGTTCATCTCTGCCACGTGTGGCTTCAGTTCAGGTTGGCGTACGTGTCTAGCGATTCCATGGTGGTTGGGTGTGGGAAACTCGTGTGGGACGCACGTGCGATTGCCTCTCACAACCTGCGATCTTTTAAAGGCATCTGGTTGGATGCTTTTGTTATTCTCCCGATTCCCCag GTGGTAATATGGTTGGTTGTACCAAAATTGCTCAAAGAAAATCGGATTAATCTGATAATGACCATACTTCTAGTAACCTACTTTGTTCAATTCTTCGCCAACCTCTACCATAGCATTTACTTGTTGAAAAAATTGCAAAAGGTCACTGGTTATATCTTTGGCAGTGTTTGGTGGCGTTTCAACCTTAATCTCCTTGCATACTTGATTGCTGCTCAT GTAGTCGGTGGATGCTGGTTTGCCCTTTCTACAAAACGTTTAGTGTCATGCCTCCATCAACAGTGTGACATGAGTACCAAGTGTAATCTGTCTTTAGTTTGCTCAGAGGCAAGATGTAATAACCAGCATATTCAGTTAGCATCTGGAAAAAACTTAATGGGAAATCAATGTGGTGCTAACATAACAGCAATAAGGTCATTTTGCTTGGATGAAGACGGGCCATATAATTATGGTATCTATTTGCAGGCACTTCCAGTCTTATCGAGCAATTCCCTGGCTGTTAAGATCCTTTATCCTGTATTCTGGGGCCTTTTGTGCCTTAG CTCTTTTGGTAATGTACTCGCGCCTACAAGCAATGtgttggaagtgatttttagcATATGCATCACACTTGGGGGATTGGCGCTCTTCACTACCTTAGTTGCCAATATCCAG GTATTTTTGCACACGCTCATGGCAACTAAGAAAAATGTGCTACTCAAACATCGAGACATGGTGTGGTGGATGAAACGAAGACAGCTGCCGCTTCATTTGAGACGGAGAGTTCACCGATTTGAATGTCAAAGATGGGCAGCCATGGAAGGGCAGGATGAGATGCAGTTGATCAAAGATTTGCCTGATGGCCTCCGTAGGGACATTAAACGTTATCTTTGCATAGATCTTGTCAAGAAG gTTCCTCTATTCCAAATTTTAGATGATCTTATTCTTGACAACATTTGTGATCTAGTCACGCCTTATATCTACGGCAAGGGTGAAAAG ATTATCAGAGAAGGAGACCCTGTGCAAAGGATGGTGTTTGTTGTTCATGGTCGTGTAAGACGTAGTCAAGCCCTTAACAGAGGATTCATTGGCACTAGTATGCTTCAACCTGGTAGCTTTTTCGGTGATGAGCTCCTATCATGGTGCCTCCGCCGCCCATTTATAGATCGCCTTCCATCCTCATCCGCAACATTTGTTTGTGCAGAATCCATAGAAGCATATTGTCTTGATGCAGACCAACTCCGGTATATTACTGATCATTTTCGATACCAATTTGCCAGTGATAGACTTATGCGGACAATGAGATATTACTCATCCAATTGGCGAACAAGGGCAGCAGTGACTATACAAATTGCTTGGCGTTGCAACAAGACGAGAACCAAGGGTACTGTGAGTCTTCTGATGCACAATAGAGGTACTGATAGCCTGCTCAGACATTATGCTGTATACTTCATGTCACTCAAGCCTCAAGATCACCTTGAATAA
- the LOC115962335 gene encoding uncharacterized protein LOC115962335, whose translation MKHRYFDWMFRIRNPIFQKYEEKEDRYKNGPSFIPTPFWKEMVDKWMVGDCGETRSTNKDNRNKSKIFSTTGSLPMAKYRYEMYLETGSEPSPIDCFKKFHTKQDDKEWATDHAKTLYEKMDAIKAKAVSEGTKTNDYQIFCEVVGEPSHGRILGMGIGIKAKDVYGLTSSGKGCSKHCREDFTKEKEDLEASLR comes from the exons ATGAAACACCGCTATTTTGATTGGATGTTTCGCATAAGAAATCCAATTTTTCAGAAgtatgaagagaaagaagatcGTTACAAGAATGGTCCTTCCTTCATTCCCACCCCTTTCTGGAAAGAGATGGTGGATAAATGGATGGTGGGAGATTGCGGG GAGACAAGATCGACAAATAAGGACAACAGAAATAAGTCTAAAATTTTCTCCACTACAGGTTCTCTACCAATGGCGAAGTACAGATATGAAATG TATCTAGAGACGGGCTCTGAGCCTAGCCCCATTGATTGTTTTAAGAAATTTCACACAAAGCAGGATGACAAAGAATGGGCAACTGATCATGCTAAGACATTATAT GAAAAAATGGATGCGATAAAGGCCAAAGCTGTTTCTGAAGGTACTAAGACAAATGATTATCAGATCTTTTGTGAAGTGGTTGGTGAACCAAGTCATGGTCGTATTCTTGGCATGGGAATAGGTATTAAGGCTAAGGATGTGTACGGCTTAACTTCATCTGGTAAAGGTTGTAGCAAGCATTGCAGAGAAgattttacaaaagaaaaagaagatttgGAGGCAAGTCTTAGATAG